DNA sequence from the Bradyrhizobium sp. CIAT3101 genome:
TGAGCTGGGGCGCGGAGTACTTTGTGTCGAGAAGGAGAAGAGCATGCCGAAAGACCCTCCCATGAACGGGGTTGAACCCGAGAAGTCAGAAGATGACATTCAACGCGAGCTGTTGGGGCCGCGCGGCGTTCCCGGAGCGCCAGACCCCGCCAAGATGACGCCGCAGCGCGCCAAGAAGACGCCGCTCTACCATTTGGATCCAGGGCACCCTTCGTAGATGGGGGACGAGTTCTCGCTGCTCGTCCCATCCGTCAGCGACGATCATGCTGCTCTGCTGACCATAGGGGTTCGCTGATCCGCGCCGGCGATACCTGATCTCGCATTCACGTGGAAAAGAAAGGACCGCGCAGCTGTGTGCTGGCGGTCCAAGTCAAGGGAGGACGCCCGGGAACGGGCAGCGAGGGTGGGACACCTCGCATTTGGAGCATCGCAAGTGCCAAAGGGCCGTGCATTGATGGTTCTCAATTGGATCGCGTAAAAAGTGATGAGCGTGGCACCATGAGCGCCGGACATCTGCTGACAGCAGTCAAGGCGGAAGAATATTCACCGGCTATATGGTCCCGTGCGGTCCCGGCTGACGGCTAGGCGCGACAATGCGCGTCAGGTCAGCGAAAGGAAGAGGGCGAAGGCGATCATGTCGACTAAGGATGCATTCCAGGAGACGAAGAGCGAGTTCGGGTTGACGTCACTTTATCAATGGTTTGAGCACGCTGTAGTGCTCTTCCTGACGTTCCTGATTGCGATCGTAGTGGTCGCGGCGGTCTGGACACTGAGCCTAAAGATATTGTTCGGGCTGGTGCTGGCGGGCAGTCTGGATCCGTCTGATTTCAGGGTATTCCAGGCCGTTTTCGGCATGATCTTTACCGTGATCATTGCGTTGGAGTTCAAGAAGTCCCTGTTGGTCGTGGCTGAACGTCGAGAGGCAGTGGTGCAGATCCGGTCCGTGATCGTGATCGCGCTGCTTGCCATCTGCCGAAAGATCATCATTCTCGATTTGAACGAAACGGATGCCCTGCACACGCTGGCATTCGCGACCGTTATCCTCGCGCTGGGTGTGGTGTATTCGCTGATACGCGACAGCGATTGCCGACGGGAAGAAACAGCCTAGAGGAAAGAGCCACGGTGGCGCTATGGGCTGCCGAGAAGGCAGTTTTCCAAGAGCTGCCTGATGGTGCCTGGAAGCACGATCTCCCCGCGTGGATCGTCGAGCTTGAGGACACGGAAGGTAATTGCGACGAGATGACGACCGGGGCCAACGCGACCGCTGACCGCGAGGATGGCGTAGATGTTGCCATCCTTGCCAAAGATGAAGTCGTTGATCCTTACGATCATTTCGCCCTTGTCGGCTTGAGGGCGCTTAAGCCCGATAGCCTCTGGCGACCTCCTTTGACTCCATCGGCGTCAGGACGATTTCCTGATCT
Encoded proteins:
- a CDS encoding phosphate-starvation-inducible PsiE family protein is translated as MSTKDAFQETKSEFGLTSLYQWFEHAVVLFLTFLIAIVVVAAVWTLSLKILFGLVLAGSLDPSDFRVFQAVFGMIFTVIIALEFKKSLLVVAERREAVVQIRSVIVIALLAICRKIIILDLNETDALHTLAFATVILALGVVYSLIRDSDCRREETA